In Babylonia areolata isolate BAREFJ2019XMU chromosome 19, ASM4173473v1, whole genome shotgun sequence, a single window of DNA contains:
- the LOC143294027 gene encoding uncharacterized protein LOC143294027, with protein sequence MKMLTEDAAQGGGGGGREGEGVNATLAVAGALSDLTTSMVTELVSLSHAHNLSRVWKAEEVQSLAERARVVLSQPVALLSLALCTLSLLANLLSVTATLLGPAGRLTTHLKLVVSLGASDALLSLSTLSHLLNRVFNAAPNLRAPPEDRLAFACVSTFHFALNTMAIVISLLNLLAMALDHYVAIMNPLHYPTRLSRANGTLLICLIWTVAFLGGCSVFVADVSQFRKVSAHLNYCEYVQYSDYQGEYLVFAVAFITFFVITYTYARIYVEVRRTYRNGATNRLDFARNRKALLTTLLIIGTFVFCWLPTCLFQIALLIQVHVDRTTVHRMYATFLRANRYLNALLLLNSFADPIIYAFRLRDVQLGYRRLSHKCGLTARCCCCCCCRRGDSQQKRIDSLRSSMLLPRQQTQSLPLQALGPGGGGGSGGRRGSRQPHSPPHRKGSNPNPNPVRAPLFKKTSLDVGLLSQNDQRRGTEEEEEVVVVDQKFVTHAVLANGTCNGDLGSSCRHERQHPPSPPSCRVCHVGGNGLGSGSAHAASQV encoded by the exons ATGAAGATGCTGACGGAGGACGCCGCACAGGGTGGTGGaggcgggggaagagagggggagggggtcaacgCCACCCTGGCCGTGGCCGGGGCTCTGAGCGACCTGACGACGTCCATGGTGACGGAGCTGGTCAGCCTGTCGCACGCGCACAACCTTTCCCGCGTGTGGAAGGCGGAGGAGGTGCAGAGCCTCGCGGAGCGTGCCCGCGTGGTGCTGTCCCAGCCGGTGGCGCTGCTGAGCCTGGCGCTGTGCACGCTGTCCCTGCTGGCCAACCTGCTGTCCGTCACCGCCACCCTGCTGGGCCCCGCGGGCCGCCTCACCACGCACCTCAAGCTGGTCGTCAGCCTCGGGGCCTCGGACGCCCTGCTCAGCCTCAGCACGCTCAGCCACCTGCTCAACCGCGTCTTCAACGCCGCGCCCAACCTGCGGGCCCCGCCAGAGGATCGCCTGGCGTTCGCCTGTGTCAGCACGTTCCACTTCGCCCTCAACACCATGGCCATCGTCATCTCGCTGCTCAACCTGCTGGCCATGGCGCTCGATCACTACGTGGCCATCATGaaccccctccactacccaaCCCGCCTTTCCCGCGCCAACGGCACGCTGCTCATCTGCCTCATCTGGACCGTCGCCTTCCTTGGGGGGTGCTCCGTCTTCGTGGCCGACGTGTCGCAGTTCCGCAAGGTGTCGGCCCACCTCAACTACTGTGAGTACGTGCAGTACTCCGACTACCAGGGGGAGTACCTGGTGTTCGCTGTGGCCTTCATCACCTTCTTCGTCATCACCTACACCTACGCCAGGATTTACGTGGAGGTGAGGAGGACGTACCGGAACGGCGCCACCAACCGCCTGGACTTCGCCCGGAACCGGAAGGCGCTCCTCACCACGCTGCTCATCATCGGCACCTTCGTCTTCTGCTGGCTGCCCACCTGCCTCTTCCAGATCGCCCTCCTCATCCAG GTGCACGTGGACCGGACGACAGTGCACCGGATGTACGCCACCTTCCTGCGCGCCAACCGTTACCTCAACGCCCTCCTGCTGCTCAACTCCTTCGCCGACCCCATCATCTACGCCTTCCGCCTGCGTGACGTGCAGCTGGGCTACCGCCGCCTGTCGCACAAGTGCGGCCTCACcgcccgctgctgctgctgttgctgctgccgccgAGGGGACAGCCAGCAGAAACGGATCGACAGCCTGAGGAGCAGCATGCTGCTGCCGCGACAGCAGACCCAGAGTCTGCCGCTACAGGCACTGGggccagggggtggtgggggttccgGAGGGAGGAGGGGCTCCCGTCAGCCTCATTCTCCTCCCCATAGGAAAGGTTcgaaccccaaccccaacccggTCCGGGCCCCGCTCTTCAAGAAGACGTCCCTGGACGTGGGGCTGCTCAGTCAGAATGATCAGCGGCgggggacggaggaggaagaagaggtggtggtggtggaccagAAGTTTGTCACCCACGCGGTCTTGGCCAACGGCACGTGCAACGGGGATCTGGGGTCATCGTGCCGGCACGAGAGGCAGCACCCGCCGTCTCCGCCCTCCTGCAGGGTGTGTCACGTCGGGGGGAACGGCCTCGGATCTGGGTCAGCCCACGCCGCCTCCCAGGTCTGA